The following nucleotide sequence is from Zea mays cultivar B73 chromosome 1, Zm-B73-REFERENCE-NAM-5.0, whole genome shotgun sequence.
ATCCGCGGCTGGATCAACGGATCAGATTGGGCGATAAAACTCTACGCCCAGGATGTAATCCACACCTTCGATTTCGTCATCCACGATCAGTACACCTTCTTCTATCTCTCGTGGGAAAACTGGGCAGCGGCGCCCGGTACCTGCGCTGAccacggcggcgccattgccGCAGCGCCCAGCACCCGACCTGAGCTACGATTCCTTGATCCTATCGGTGCTACGCCTAGCGAAGGTTGAAGCGAGTTTGTAGAAGAGGATTTAGCGGAGGGTTTCTCACCGTGAGTCGTGCGCACCGAGGCTCGGTCCCCATCAGAGTTGCGGCATCGCGGCAAGAGATTCCCCATGGTCCGAGGCTGACCTCGTCGAATTGGGGTCTCGCAAAGCCTGCCCACAATCCCACCAACTGGTCCATGAACACTGAGCACCGATGAAGGTTCGTGCCCATGGCGGCGGCATCCATTCCGTCCAACCATACGACGCGTCAGGAAGAGGCTAGTCTGGCCATGCAGCACGGCGAGTCTGCGGTGGCGATCTGTCTGTTTCTCTCTCGTTGTTTCCCTCCTCTCTTTGTTTACTATGGCTCTTGGATCGGCTCCAAATCCAGCGTCAATTGATGGCGTATTTACGGAAGGTGTACAGGTGCCAATATTTATATGCACGTTAATTTTGCCAGTAACAGAAACCGAGTCTCGCGGGGGATTTTAT
It contains:
- the LOC103639944 gene encoding uncharacterized protein, translating into MVGRNGCRRHGHEPSSVLSVHGPVGGIVGRLCETPIRRGQPRTMGNLLPRCRNSDGDRASVRTTHVRSRESEDHPGTWNLKSQVKTRYCRMMLMEDAAMSS